In Horticoccus luteus, the following proteins share a genomic window:
- a CDS encoding DUF2157 domain-containing protein — protein MSFETRLRKETPRWVAAGVVTAEQARRIEAWHAGNEGAAARRFLGVLTMLGGVLCVVGLALVIKANWEHVHRWWKLATLVVLLGAAYGFGFGLKEGPRQMGRTGGALLMAGCGLFLLGIVLVGQIYHLSGLVGDAVALWIAGIAAVPFLTRTRGTFFVLLLAVDAWVWSSAVEPGGRLTGLAGLQGSEEMALLFSLLCLSLALYWSAAWWSARWRSFAAMQRAWALIGVGATVYAAGFFHNEWVVRSSTLLAEPAAVGVGLVLLVSAMAARVDFAGWRRLSPWLLLAAVPAAIAVGGFFGETTRVVCAWLSSGALVLLGVFMARAGLQEEKPWLVNAGIGFIALTILTRYFDVFASMLDQGLMFLVSGVVVLGLGWVLEGRRRVLLRAIRQGGEA, from the coding sequence ATGTCGTTCGAAACGCGTTTGCGGAAGGAGACGCCGCGGTGGGTGGCGGCGGGCGTCGTGACGGCGGAACAGGCGCGACGGATCGAGGCGTGGCATGCTGGGAACGAGGGAGCGGCGGCGCGGCGGTTTCTGGGCGTGCTGACGATGCTGGGCGGGGTGTTGTGCGTCGTGGGACTCGCGTTGGTCATCAAGGCGAATTGGGAGCACGTGCATCGGTGGTGGAAGCTCGCAACGCTCGTGGTGCTGCTCGGCGCGGCGTATGGGTTTGGCTTTGGGTTAAAGGAGGGGCCGCGGCAAATGGGGCGCACGGGCGGGGCGTTATTGATGGCGGGGTGCGGGCTGTTTCTTCTCGGGATCGTGCTCGTGGGGCAGATTTATCATTTGAGCGGATTGGTCGGCGACGCGGTGGCGTTGTGGATCGCCGGGATTGCGGCGGTGCCTTTTCTCACGCGGACGCGGGGAACGTTTTTCGTGCTGCTGCTCGCGGTGGATGCGTGGGTGTGGAGCAGTGCGGTGGAGCCCGGCGGGCGGTTGACGGGGCTCGCGGGCTTGCAGGGAAGCGAGGAAATGGCGCTGTTGTTTTCGCTGCTGTGCCTGTCGCTGGCGTTGTATTGGAGCGCGGCGTGGTGGAGCGCGCGGTGGCGGTCGTTTGCGGCGATGCAGCGCGCGTGGGCGTTGATCGGCGTGGGTGCGACGGTTTACGCGGCGGGATTTTTTCATAACGAATGGGTCGTGCGGTCGTCGACGTTGCTGGCGGAGCCGGCGGCGGTGGGGGTGGGGCTGGTGCTGCTGGTAAGCGCGATGGCGGCGCGCGTGGATTTCGCAGGCTGGCGGAGGTTGTCGCCGTGGTTGCTGCTGGCGGCGGTGCCCGCGGCGATCGCGGTCGGGGGATTTTTCGGGGAGACGACGCGCGTGGTTTGCGCGTGGTTGAGCAGTGGGGCGTTGGTGCTGCTCGGGGTGTTCATGGCGCGGGCGGGATTGCAGGAGGAAAAGCCGTGGCTCGTGAATGCGGGCATTGGATTCATCGCGCTGACGATTCTGACGCGCTATTTCGATGTGTTTGCATCGATGCTGGACCAAGGGCTGATGTTTCTCGTGAGCGGCGTGGTGGTGCTGGGACTGGGCTGGGTGCTGGAGGGGCGACGGCGGGTGTTGTTGCGCGCGATCCGGCAGGGAGGTGAAGCATGA
- a CDS encoding GDYXXLXY domain-containing protein — MTRARWLIVVVALQAGYLLAWAGYHEWARATGLVVRLETAPVDPQDLMRGDYLVLRYKISDVAVPWSEPEEGARAGRDIWVTLKPKEGFYVVDRASWTAPTSATAGIVVHGHVRGPAVKREMRVDYGIEKYFVPEGKGTPRFKTMVVEAVVDADGGMAIKRVLVDGKSYP, encoded by the coding sequence ATGACGCGCGCGCGGTGGCTGATCGTGGTAGTGGCGCTGCAAGCGGGCTATCTGCTCGCGTGGGCGGGTTATCACGAGTGGGCGCGGGCGACGGGACTGGTGGTGCGGCTGGAGACGGCGCCGGTGGATCCGCAGGACCTCATGCGGGGCGATTACCTGGTGCTGCGTTACAAAATCAGCGACGTGGCGGTGCCGTGGAGCGAGCCCGAGGAGGGGGCGAGAGCGGGGCGCGACATCTGGGTGACGTTGAAACCGAAGGAGGGATTTTACGTCGTGGACCGGGCGTCGTGGACCGCGCCGACGAGTGCGACGGCGGGAATCGTGGTGCATGGGCACGTGCGCGGACCGGCGGTGAAGCGCGAGATGCGCGTGGATTATGGGATCGAGAAATATTTTGTGCCGGAGGGCAAAGGAACGCCGCGGTTCAAAACGATGGTCGTCGAGGCGGTGGTGGATGCGGACGGCGGGATGGCGATCAAGCGCGTGCTGGTGGACGGGAAATCGTATCCGTAG
- a CDS encoding TonB family protein, translating to MAELQSAAALSADDQLELALALDERGRAEDAATHYAAAAQGNIGAAELRLGAMTEVGRGVSQSYEEARSHYERAVALGVAEANLRLGMLYLEGWGVKADPAAAEQHIARAAEAGYVPAQKILSDMFFTGVAVKKDLNQALAWAEKAGAKRDPEAFTRIGLVRQAAVKLPQDLQLAREWYQLAAEQDYTRGMLAMAATFLRPNADKASIEIGLRWLDLAAEGGSRSAAFYRAGAWLRAGPATSAADSAKARALLEQAAIAGEPSALEVLQLETADRPLAAAFAYVMRVPFEERYVQRLARTAPPLTAGTRVPQPIKIVSPLYPPALRLQGMEGNVLVTFVVDPTGRVRDAHAIKCTHPGFAEAAEIAVAQWRFAPGVKKGRVVFAQLAVPVEFKLTDVAKTGRGSRSNAREQAVADEQ from the coding sequence ATGGCTGAGCTGCAATCGGCGGCAGCGCTGTCGGCGGACGATCAGCTTGAGTTGGCGCTGGCGCTCGATGAGCGCGGGCGGGCGGAGGACGCGGCGACGCATTACGCGGCCGCGGCGCAAGGTAATATCGGGGCGGCGGAGCTGCGGCTGGGCGCGATGACGGAGGTGGGGCGCGGGGTCTCGCAGAGCTACGAGGAGGCGCGGAGTCATTATGAACGAGCGGTCGCGCTGGGTGTGGCGGAGGCGAATTTGCGCTTGGGGATGCTTTATCTGGAAGGCTGGGGCGTGAAAGCCGATCCGGCGGCGGCGGAACAGCACATCGCACGCGCGGCGGAGGCGGGGTATGTTCCGGCGCAAAAAATCCTGTCGGACATGTTCTTCACCGGCGTGGCGGTGAAAAAGGATCTAAACCAAGCGCTGGCTTGGGCGGAGAAGGCCGGCGCGAAGAGAGACCCGGAGGCGTTCACGCGCATCGGCCTGGTGCGGCAGGCAGCGGTGAAATTGCCGCAGGACCTGCAGCTCGCGCGGGAATGGTATCAACTCGCGGCGGAGCAGGACTACACGCGCGGAATGCTGGCCATGGCGGCGACGTTTCTGCGGCCGAATGCGGACAAGGCGTCGATCGAGATCGGCTTGCGCTGGCTGGATCTGGCGGCGGAAGGAGGGAGTCGATCGGCCGCGTTTTACCGCGCGGGCGCGTGGTTGCGTGCCGGGCCAGCGACGTCGGCGGCGGACAGCGCGAAAGCGCGCGCGCTGCTCGAGCAAGCGGCGATAGCCGGCGAGCCTTCCGCTCTTGAGGTGTTGCAACTGGAGACTGCGGACCGGCCGCTCGCGGCCGCGTTTGCCTATGTCATGAGGGTGCCTTTCGAGGAACGCTATGTGCAACGGCTCGCGAGGACGGCGCCGCCGTTGACGGCGGGCACGCGCGTTCCACAGCCGATAAAAATAGTGTCGCCGCTTTATCCGCCGGCGCTCCGGCTGCAGGGTATGGAAGGCAACGTGCTGGTGACGTTTGTGGTCGATCCGACGGGGCGGGTCCGAGACGCGCATGCGATCAAATGCACGCATCCGGGGTTCGCGGAGGCCGCGGAAATAGCGGTGGCGCAGTGGCGCTTTGCCCCGGGAGTGAAGAAGGGCCGCGTTGTGTTTGCGCAGCTGGCCGTCCCGGTCGAATTCAAGCTCACCGACGTCGCGAAGACAGGCCGTGGGTCACGCTCAAACGCGCGCGAGCAAGCGGTCGCAGACGAGCAGTAG
- a CDS encoding 3-methyladenine DNA glycosylase, whose protein sequence is MPSPRIVPPRATSAPILLPESAWRARQSAHETRVRAWTDPHHARAARGEKHPVLDFLFHYYAFRPAWLRRWHPGPDVILAGDGAREFLRWPGYHATADGIALNLAALPAHRRTFVAWLRDLLTAMQSRPAFFACYGLHEWAMVYRQTPDEIRHNNHPLRFPPAELARIVESSALCCTHFDAFRFFTPPARPLNRLQPARETVSQHEQRGCLHANMDLYKWAFKLAPFTPSELIADCFALAAEIREVDMRASPYDLRALGYAPIPIETPAGRADYEARQRTFTTRGEPLRARLLLVCDRLLARV, encoded by the coding sequence GTGCCCTCACCCCGCATCGTTCCACCCCGCGCCACCTCCGCGCCCATCCTCCTTCCCGAATCCGCCTGGCGCGCCCGCCAATCCGCCCACGAAACCCGCGTCCGTGCGTGGACCGATCCGCATCACGCCCGCGCCGCCCGCGGCGAGAAACATCCCGTCCTCGATTTCCTCTTTCACTACTACGCGTTCCGCCCCGCGTGGCTCCGCCGCTGGCATCCCGGCCCCGATGTGATCCTCGCCGGCGACGGCGCCCGTGAATTTCTGCGCTGGCCCGGTTATCACGCGACCGCCGACGGCATCGCCCTCAACCTCGCCGCGCTCCCCGCCCATCGCCGCACCTTCGTCGCGTGGCTCCGCGATTTGCTCACCGCGATGCAATCCCGTCCGGCGTTCTTCGCCTGCTACGGCCTGCACGAATGGGCGATGGTTTACCGCCAGACGCCGGACGAGATCCGGCACAACAATCATCCCCTGCGCTTCCCGCCCGCCGAGCTCGCGCGCATCGTCGAGTCGAGCGCGCTGTGCTGCACGCACTTCGACGCGTTTCGCTTCTTCACTCCGCCCGCCCGCCCGCTCAACCGCCTGCAACCCGCGCGCGAAACCGTTTCGCAACACGAACAACGCGGCTGTCTCCACGCCAACATGGATCTCTACAAGTGGGCCTTCAAACTCGCGCCGTTCACGCCGTCCGAGTTGATCGCCGACTGCTTCGCGCTCGCCGCCGAAATCCGTGAAGTCGACATGCGCGCGAGTCCCTACGATCTCCGCGCCCTCGGCTACGCACCCATTCCCATCGAAACCCCCGCCGGCCGTGCCGACTACGAAGCCCGCCAGCGCACCTTCACCACCCGCGGCGAACCCCTCCGCGCCCGCCTACTGCTCGTCTGCGACCGCTTGCTCGCGCGCGTTTGA
- a CDS encoding Gfo/Idh/MocA family oxidoreductase has protein sequence MNQISFTTANFVARQLGYRMSNGWGQGDAAAQAWFSPLDTFAARFDEMLGEVTALGFTAIDLWTAHLHFLWATPEHIAIARRLLAQRQLRVTSYAGSFGHTLPEFRAACRLCQDLHIPVLGGATALLGKDRAGLVATLREFGLVFGLENHPEKNPAELLARLGAGDADVIGVTLDTGWFGTQRFDAVEALRALAPRLKHIHLKDVKAPRPAKTGLPFADLGHETCRLGAGIVPVERFVKLLPSLGYRGAITLEHEPEDADPRADLQASLPLVQEWLRAGRQSAAPAGEPVRVAIVGCGNISGAYARDLASYPEVKIIGAQDLDPARAQAFVDQYSAGRVYATLDEVLADPAVDVVVNLTIHHAHVEVITRCLEAGKHVHSEKPIATRYADAQRLVDLATAKNLRLSAAPITWLGEAQQTAWKLVRDGLIGPPRIAYAEVNWGRIETWHPNPKPFYDVGPMFDVAVYPLTLLSAWFGPAQRVTAAGGLIHPHRVTKDGQPYSFTTPDWSCAIIEFAHGLRARVTANFYVSGHTRQHGLEVHGDQGMLALDSWAAFDSPIWFSRLEDGDRRTPVLPARVPTPGTEFGRGVIELAHAIRENRPHRAQGAHAAHVVEIIETVHQCLTDGQPRELSSTFPPAVPVDWAK, from the coding sequence ATGAACCAAATCTCCTTCACCACCGCCAACTTCGTCGCCCGCCAACTCGGCTATCGCATGTCCAACGGCTGGGGCCAGGGCGATGCCGCCGCGCAGGCGTGGTTCTCCCCCCTCGATACCTTCGCCGCCCGCTTCGATGAAATGCTCGGCGAAGTCACCGCGCTCGGCTTCACCGCGATCGATCTCTGGACCGCTCATCTGCATTTCCTGTGGGCCACGCCCGAACACATCGCCATCGCCCGCCGCCTCCTCGCCCAACGCCAGCTCCGCGTCACGTCCTACGCCGGCAGTTTCGGCCACACGCTCCCGGAATTCCGCGCCGCCTGCCGGCTTTGCCAGGATCTGCACATTCCCGTCCTCGGCGGAGCCACCGCGCTGCTCGGAAAAGATCGCGCCGGCCTCGTCGCGACCCTCCGCGAATTCGGCCTCGTCTTCGGCCTCGAAAATCATCCCGAGAAAAACCCCGCCGAACTCCTCGCCCGCCTCGGCGCCGGCGATGCCGATGTCATTGGCGTCACGCTCGACACCGGCTGGTTTGGCACGCAGCGCTTCGACGCCGTCGAAGCCCTCCGCGCCCTCGCGCCGCGCCTGAAACACATTCACCTCAAGGACGTGAAGGCGCCGCGCCCCGCGAAGACCGGTCTGCCCTTCGCCGACCTCGGCCACGAAACCTGCCGCCTCGGCGCCGGCATCGTCCCCGTCGAGCGCTTCGTGAAACTACTGCCTTCGCTCGGCTACCGCGGCGCGATCACCCTCGAACACGAACCCGAAGACGCCGACCCGCGCGCCGACCTCCAGGCCTCCCTGCCGCTCGTGCAGGAATGGCTCCGCGCCGGCCGCCAGTCCGCCGCGCCGGCCGGCGAACCCGTGCGCGTGGCCATCGTCGGTTGTGGCAACATCTCCGGCGCCTACGCCCGCGACCTCGCATCCTACCCCGAGGTGAAAATCATCGGCGCCCAGGACCTCGATCCCGCGCGCGCGCAGGCCTTCGTTGACCAATATTCCGCCGGCCGCGTTTACGCCACGCTCGACGAAGTCCTCGCCGATCCCGCGGTCGACGTCGTCGTCAACCTCACCATCCACCACGCCCACGTCGAAGTCATTACCCGTTGCCTCGAAGCCGGCAAACACGTGCACAGCGAGAAACCCATCGCCACGCGCTACGCCGACGCCCAACGCCTTGTCGACCTCGCCACCGCCAAAAATCTTCGCCTCAGCGCCGCGCCCATCACCTGGCTCGGCGAAGCCCAGCAGACCGCGTGGAAACTCGTCCGCGACGGCCTCATCGGCCCGCCGCGCATCGCTTACGCCGAGGTCAACTGGGGCCGCATCGAAACCTGGCATCCGAATCCGAAACCCTTCTACGACGTCGGCCCGATGTTCGACGTCGCCGTGTATCCGCTCACGCTCCTCAGCGCCTGGTTCGGCCCCGCGCAACGCGTCACCGCCGCCGGCGGCCTCATCCATCCCCACCGCGTCACCAAAGACGGCCAGCCCTACAGCTTCACCACACCCGACTGGAGTTGCGCGATCATCGAATTTGCCCACGGCCTCCGCGCCCGCGTCACCGCCAACTTCTACGTCAGCGGCCACACCCGCCAGCACGGCCTCGAAGTCCACGGCGACCAAGGCATGCTCGCGCTCGATTCCTGGGCCGCCTTCGATTCGCCCATCTGGTTCAGCCGCCTCGAAGACGGCGACCGCCGCACGCCCGTGCTTCCCGCCCGCGTGCCCACGCCCGGCACCGAGTTCGGCCGCGGCGTGATCGAGCTCGCCCACGCCATCCGCGAAAACCGCCCGCACCGCGCGCAAGGCGCCCATGCCGCGCACGTCGTCGAAATCATCGAAACCGTGCACCAGTGCCTCACCGACGGCCAACCGCGCGAACTCTCCTCCACCTTCCCCCCTGCGGTCCCCGTCGACTGGGCCAAATAA
- a CDS encoding beta-mannosidase: MTTLPLASAAWQFRDATQRSRWHSAAVPGCVHRDLQRAGLIPDPFFGTNELSLQWIEERDWEYRTTFTAPAPLLAETEIDLVCDGLDTLATVYLNGRRVATSDNMFVPLRVSVRAHLRRGRNELRIVFASAAAAVRATRPEHQPKEFNDAVGRGSVLRKQPSQFGWDWAPRLLTAGIWRDLRLEAWTTNRLESVRVAQHHAPTSDARPSAPRRRASAPAAATAVTLTLTPELARPDPKVTYHVTIALDGTTVAELRGPAETLTLALDAPQLWWPNGHGAQPLYTVHVAAFEADGRAFGQWSQRIGLRTLALDRSADQWGESFRFVVNGRPLFAKGANWVPAHILVAGLTRDDYARDTRAAAAANLNMLRVWGGGIYEDESFYDLCDELGLLVWQDFMFACVLYPGDAAFVASVRAEADAQIRRLRHRACLALWCGNNEIETLNWDALQASPDLRRNYHALFHDALPAAVAAHDGVTPYWPTSPYRGDGRSNDYTDTKLGEISGDTHFWAVWHAGRSVKEYEKWQFRFVSEFGMQAFASPEAQATFCPPGQNNVFGPVMENHQKHPAGNQIVLDYVSRLYRYPKNQDALCYLSELNEAFSMQVAVEHYRRQMPRCMGALYWQLNDCWPVTSASSIEFNGRWRALHYATRRYFAPALVSAHVPGEESTVIGNYRRSSVREVHLYTVYDAPAAARGTLRWDLFHVDGRILLAGKKRVALRYGESIRQHTLDLAALLARYGRDNVYLRIALDLDAVCVSEETIFLTVPRFVALPRARPRVSLRLVSPTEALLTVRSPVFQHRFAFEFPGLPHFASDNFFDLYPDEPKQVRVHFHRRVTRPALLRALQTRTLADSAA; encoded by the coding sequence ATGACCACCCTGCCCCTTGCTTCCGCGGCCTGGCAATTCCGCGACGCCACCCAACGCTCCCGCTGGCACTCCGCCGCCGTCCCCGGCTGCGTTCACCGCGACCTCCAGCGCGCCGGCCTCATTCCCGATCCCTTTTTCGGCACCAACGAGCTCTCCCTCCAATGGATTGAGGAGCGCGACTGGGAATATCGCACCACCTTCACCGCGCCCGCCCCCCTGCTCGCCGAGACGGAAATCGATCTCGTGTGCGACGGCCTCGACACCCTCGCCACCGTCTATCTCAACGGCCGCCGCGTCGCCACGTCCGACAACATGTTCGTCCCGCTGCGCGTATCCGTCCGCGCCCACCTCCGCCGTGGCCGCAACGAACTGCGCATCGTCTTCGCCAGCGCCGCCGCCGCTGTCCGCGCGACGCGCCCCGAACATCAGCCGAAAGAGTTCAACGACGCCGTCGGCCGCGGCTCCGTCCTCCGCAAGCAACCGTCCCAATTCGGCTGGGATTGGGCGCCTCGCCTCCTCACCGCCGGCATCTGGCGCGACCTCCGCCTCGAAGCCTGGACCACCAACCGCCTCGAGTCCGTCCGCGTCGCACAGCACCACGCTCCCACCTCCGACGCCCGCCCGTCCGCCCCCCGCCGCCGCGCCTCCGCTCCCGCCGCGGCCACCGCCGTCACCCTCACGCTCACCCCCGAACTCGCCCGCCCGGATCCGAAAGTCACCTATCACGTTACCATCGCCCTCGACGGCACAACGGTCGCCGAGCTCCGCGGCCCCGCCGAAACGCTCACGCTCGCCCTCGACGCGCCGCAACTCTGGTGGCCCAACGGCCACGGCGCGCAACCGCTCTACACCGTCCACGTCGCCGCCTTCGAGGCTGACGGCCGCGCCTTTGGCCAATGGTCCCAACGCATCGGCTTGCGCACCCTCGCGCTCGACCGCAGCGCCGACCAATGGGGCGAATCGTTTCGCTTCGTCGTCAACGGCCGCCCGCTCTTCGCCAAGGGCGCCAACTGGGTGCCCGCGCACATCCTCGTCGCCGGCCTCACGCGCGACGACTACGCGCGCGACACCCGCGCCGCCGCCGCCGCCAACCTCAACATGCTCCGCGTCTGGGGCGGCGGCATTTACGAAGACGAATCCTTCTACGATCTCTGCGACGAACTCGGCCTGCTCGTGTGGCAGGATTTCATGTTCGCCTGCGTCCTCTATCCCGGCGACGCCGCCTTTGTCGCCAGCGTCCGCGCCGAGGCCGACGCCCAAATCCGCCGCCTCCGCCACCGCGCCTGCCTCGCCCTCTGGTGCGGCAACAACGAAATCGAAACGCTCAACTGGGACGCCCTTCAGGCCTCCCCCGATCTGCGCCGCAACTACCACGCGCTCTTCCACGACGCGCTCCCCGCCGCCGTCGCCGCGCACGACGGCGTCACGCCCTACTGGCCCACGTCACCCTATCGCGGCGACGGCCGCAGCAACGACTACACCGACACCAAGCTCGGCGAGATCAGCGGCGACACCCATTTCTGGGCCGTGTGGCACGCCGGCCGTTCCGTGAAGGAATACGAGAAGTGGCAGTTCCGCTTCGTCTCCGAATTCGGCATGCAAGCCTTCGCCTCGCCCGAGGCCCAGGCCACGTTTTGCCCGCCCGGCCAGAACAACGTGTTCGGCCCCGTGATGGAGAACCATCAGAAACATCCCGCCGGCAACCAGATCGTCCTCGACTACGTTTCCCGCCTCTATCGTTACCCCAAAAATCAGGACGCGCTCTGCTACCTCTCCGAGTTGAACGAGGCCTTCTCCATGCAGGTCGCCGTCGAACATTACCGCCGCCAGATGCCGCGCTGCATGGGCGCGCTCTACTGGCAGCTCAACGACTGCTGGCCCGTCACCTCCGCCAGCTCGATCGAATTCAACGGCCGCTGGCGCGCGCTCCACTACGCCACGCGCCGCTACTTCGCCCCCGCGCTCGTCAGCGCCCACGTCCCCGGCGAAGAGAGCACCGTCATCGGCAACTACCGCCGCTCCTCCGTGCGCGAAGTGCACCTCTACACCGTTTACGATGCCCCCGCCGCCGCCCGCGGCACCTTGCGCTGGGATTTGTTTCACGTCGATGGACGCATCCTCCTCGCGGGAAAAAAACGCGTCGCGCTCCGCTACGGCGAAAGCATCCGCCAGCACACCCTCGATCTCGCCGCGCTGCTCGCGCGCTACGGTCGCGACAACGTTTACCTCCGCATCGCGCTCGACCTCGACGCCGTCTGCGTGAGCGAGGAAACGATCTTCCTCACCGTCCCCCGCTTCGTCGCGCTGCCCCGCGCCCGGCCTCGCGTGAGCCTGCGCCTGGTCTCGCCCACCGAGGCGCTGCTCACGGTGCGCTCGCCCGTTTTCCAACACCGCTTCGCGTTCGAATTTCCGGGCCTTCCGCATTTCGCCAGCGACAACTTCTTCGATCTCTATCCCGACGAACCGAAGCAAGTCCGCGTGCACTTCCACCGTCGAGTCACCCGCCCCGCTCTCCTGCGCGCCCTCCAAACCCGCACCCTCGCCGACTCCGCCGCCTGA
- a CDS encoding N-acetylglucosamine kinase, giving the protein MSCKIGLDGGGTKTEGILVNVHGDILARHLAPGCNPSVAGADQARLVVTDTLCALAAAVPAGETISATLLCLAGNRAFWREFAATLSGFGAVQTADDSLPVLELATHGQPGLVLHAGTGSFVAARDAAGALHYAGGLGWRFGDPGCGYDLGRRAIARALLELQGWGPPSRLATTLCDYTGLADAGALTRFFYHDPQASQKIAGLAPALLRLASEGDATAHQLVVASVLELAELATRVATKLFPDTALDVLPAGLSGPILIHPVVHSALAARTPLALAPVSGSPIDGVRELLARLRP; this is encoded by the coding sequence ATGAGCTGCAAAATCGGCCTCGACGGCGGCGGCACCAAAACCGAAGGCATCCTCGTCAACGTGCACGGCGACATCCTCGCGCGCCACCTCGCTCCCGGCTGCAACCCCAGCGTGGCCGGCGCCGATCAGGCGCGCCTCGTCGTCACCGACACCCTTTGCGCGCTCGCTGCCGCCGTCCCCGCCGGCGAAACGATTTCCGCCACGCTCCTCTGCCTCGCGGGCAACCGCGCCTTCTGGCGCGAGTTCGCCGCCACCCTTTCCGGCTTCGGCGCCGTGCAAACCGCCGACGATTCCCTCCCCGTCCTCGAACTCGCCACGCACGGCCAGCCCGGCCTCGTGCTCCACGCCGGCACCGGTTCGTTCGTCGCCGCGCGCGACGCCGCGGGTGCCCTGCACTACGCCGGCGGACTCGGCTGGCGCTTCGGCGATCCCGGTTGCGGCTACGACCTCGGCCGGCGCGCGATCGCCCGCGCCCTCCTCGAACTCCAAGGCTGGGGCCCTCCCTCGCGTCTCGCCACCACGCTCTGCGATTACACCGGCCTCGCCGACGCCGGCGCCCTCACGCGTTTCTTCTACCACGATCCGCAAGCCAGCCAGAAGATCGCCGGCCTCGCGCCCGCCCTTCTCCGCCTCGCGAGCGAAGGCGATGCCACCGCGCATCAACTCGTCGTCGCTTCCGTGCTCGAACTCGCCGAACTCGCCACCCGCGTTGCCACGAAACTTTTTCCCGACACCGCTCTCGACGTCCTGCCCGCCGGCCTCAGCGGCCCGATCCTCATTCACCCTGTTGTCCACTCCGCCCTCGCCGCGCGCACCCCGCTCGCCCTCGCACCGGTGAGCGGCTCTCCCATCGACGGCGTCCGTGAACTCCTCGCGCGACTCCGCCCCTGA
- a CDS encoding sugar isomerase domain-containing protein encodes MTLSPLSDAYFSRANDLLARAWSANAPTLTALAPLLGASIARGGVIHTFGSGHSELISREIIGRAGGLVCVTGIIDPTGGFIENLPGYGTKLIERYDRQYQLLPGEIVLVISNSGKNTSPIDVALYAKKKGLTVVALTCRAMSEITPSQHPGGQRLFEVADYTLDNGGVPGDAIVDTGEGVMAGPTSTFIGASVLNWLMLATIDWLKTHGHPLPLLRSQNLPGAIEHNRALGQTYKGRLSRQLA; translated from the coding sequence ATGACGCTCTCTCCTCTCTCCGACGCCTATTTCTCCCGCGCCAACGACCTGCTCGCCCGCGCCTGGTCCGCCAACGCCCCCACGCTCACCGCGCTCGCGCCCCTCCTCGGCGCATCCATCGCCCGCGGCGGCGTCATCCACACTTTCGGCTCCGGTCACAGCGAACTCATCTCCCGCGAAATCATCGGCCGCGCCGGCGGACTCGTCTGCGTCACCGGCATCATCGATCCCACCGGCGGCTTCATCGAAAACCTGCCCGGCTACGGCACCAAACTCATCGAACGCTACGACCGCCAATATCAACTCCTCCCCGGCGAAATCGTCCTCGTCATCTCCAACTCCGGCAAAAACACCTCTCCCATCGACGTCGCCCTCTACGCCAAGAAAAAAGGCCTCACCGTCGTCGCGCTCACCTGCCGCGCCATGTCCGAGATCACGCCCTCCCAACACCCGGGTGGCCAACGCCTCTTCGAGGTCGCCGACTACACCCTCGACAACGGCGGCGTGCCCGGTGATGCGATCGTCGATACGGGCGAAGGCGTCATGGCCGGCCCCACGTCGACCTTCATCGGCGCCTCCGTCCTCAACTGGCTCATGCTCGCCACCATCGACTGGCTCAAAACCCACGGCCATCCGCTCCCGCTCCTTCGCAGTCAAAACCTCCCCGGCGCGATCGAACACAACCGCGCCCTCGGCCAGACCTACAAAGGCCGCCTCTCCCGCCAGCTCGCCTGA